From the Hevea brasiliensis isolate MT/VB/25A 57/8 chromosome 15, ASM3005281v1, whole genome shotgun sequence genome, one window contains:
- the LOC110643766 gene encoding ABC transporter G family member 9-like isoform X2, translated as MEQEMADIEAHANNEEHRAKAAAIFKSVNRPVTLKFEDVVYKVALSKAGSCQKGIKLEEKVILKGITGIVLPGEMLAILGPSGSGKTTLLTALGGKLGGHLGGAITYNGKPFSNAMKRNTGFVTQDDVFYPHLTVVETLIFTALLRLSNSLTKENKIKLAEAVINQLGLNRCKNSIIGGPFLRGVSGGERKRVSIGQEMLINPSLLFLDEPTSGLDSTTAQRIVSIVWEQAKVGRTIITTIHQPSSMLFYMFDKVLLLSDGNPLYFGKGSEVMDYFSSVGYTPSVAMNPSDFILDLANGISPCSDSSDNQATVKSLVSAYKSTLSEKLKAEVQEIDNQLQDGVEDKQFEKWATTWWQQFTVLFRRGVKERKHQSFSGLKIGQVLVVALLAGLIWWQSVTSHLHDQIGLLFFYSVFWGFFPLFQAIFTFPQERRMLAKERSSGMYRLSSYFMSRMISDLPMELVLPTIFVTITYWMTGLKRTAQNFLQTLSVLLFNVLAAQGLGLALGAVVMNQKSAAVLGSVIMLSFLLAGGYYVQHVPPFMGWIKYISISQHAFKLLLGSQYNSSDKYPCGNSGDFCLVGDYPLIKIVGLDRQVLSAIALGIMLVGYRVIAYLALMRVGVTRK; from the exons ATGGAGCAAGAGATGGCGGACATTGAAGCACATGCTAATaatgaagagcatagagcaaaagCAGCCGCCATCTTTAAGAGTGTTAATCGTCCTGTTACTTTGAAG TTTGAAGATGTGGTCTACAAGGTTGCACTCAGTAAAGCAGGCTCATGTCAGAAGGGCATAAAACTTGAAGAAAAAGTGATCTTAAAAGGAATCACAGGCATTGTTCTGCCAGGTGAAATGCTAGCCATATTAGGTCCTTCAGGGAGTGGCAAAACGACGCTATTGACTGCCTTAGGGGGCAAACTTGGTGGACACCTTGGCGGTGCAATAACCTACAATGGCAAGCCCTTCTCCAATGCAATGAAGCGAAACACAGGATTCGTTACTCAAGATGATGTTTTCTACCCTCACTTGACTGTCGTCGAAACATTAATCTTCACTGCCCTTCTGAGATTATCTAACAGTCtaacaaaagaaaacaaaatcaaGCTGGCTGAGGCTGTGATTAATCAACTTGGTTTAAATAGGTGCAAGAATAGCATAATAGGGGGGCCGTTCTTGAGAGGGGTTTCAGGAGGTGAGCGAAAAAGAGTTAGTATAGGACAAGAAATGCTCATAAACCCTAGCCTTCTATTCTTGGATGAACCAACTTCAGGTCTTGATTCTACAACAGCTCAAAGGATTGTTTCCATTGTCTGGGAGCAAGCGAAAGTGGGAAGAACAATTATTACGACTATACACCAGCCTTCAAGTATGCTGTTTTACATGTTTGATAAGGTGCTATTGTTATCAGACGGGAATCCTTTGTACTTTGGGAAAGGATCTGAAGTAATGGATTACTTTTCTAGCGTTGGATATACACCTTCAGTTGCCATGAATCCTTCGGATTTCATTTTGGATCTTGCAAATG GTATATCACCATGTAGCGATTCGAGCGATAACCAAGCCACAGTCAAGTCTCTAGTTTCTGCCTACAAGAGCACTCTTTCTGAAAAATTGAAGGCAGAGGTTCAAGAAATTGATAATCAGCTTCAAGATGGAGTAGAAGATAAGCAGTTTGAAAAGTGGGCCACAACTTGGTGGCAACAGTTTACAGTGTTGTTTAGAAGAGGAGTGAAAGAAAGGAAACATCAGTCCTTTTCTGGTCTCAAGATTGGGCAGGTCCTAGTAGTAGCCTTGCTTGCAGGTTTAATATGGTGGCAATCTGTTACTTCGCACTTGCATGATCAA ATTGGGCTCCTCTTTTTTTACTCTGTATTCTGGGGTTTCTTCCCTCTATTTCAAGCCATCTTCACCTTTCCCCAAGAACGCAGAATGCTCGCAAAAGAGCGATCTTCAGGAATGTATAGGCTGTCATCATATTTCATGTCAAGGATGATTAGTGACCTTCCCATGGAACTTGTCCTTCCAACAATTTTCGTTACCATAACCTACTGGATGACAGGGCTTAAACGCACAGCTCAAAACTTCTTACAAACCTTATCTGTTCTCTTATTTAATGTACTAGCAGCCCAAGGTCTAGGCCTGGCTCTTGGTGCAGTGGTGATGAACCAAAAATCTGCAGCTGTACTAGGATCAGTAATCATGCTATCCTTCCTACTAGCTGGTGGGTACTATGTCCAACATGTTCCTCCCTTCATGGGATGGATTAAGTACATCTCCATTAGCCAGCACGCATTCAAGCTCTTGCTGGGATCTCAGTACAATTCTAGTGACAAATATCCGTGTGGTAATAGTGGGGATTTTTGCTTGGTTGGGGATTATCCTTTAATAAAGATTGTGGGGCTTGATAGGCAAGTTCTCTCTGCGATTGCTCTGGGGATTATGCTTGTGGGTTACAGGGTCATTGCTTATCTTGCTCTTATGAGGGTTGGAGTGACTAGAAAGTAG
- the LOC110643766 gene encoding ABC transporter G family member 9-like isoform X1 yields MEQEMADIEAHANNEEHRAKAAAIFKSVNRPVTLKNLVKQIFNLRRHYIFIVQFEDVVYKVALSKAGSCQKGIKLEEKVILKGITGIVLPGEMLAILGPSGSGKTTLLTALGGKLGGHLGGAITYNGKPFSNAMKRNTGFVTQDDVFYPHLTVVETLIFTALLRLSNSLTKENKIKLAEAVINQLGLNRCKNSIIGGPFLRGVSGGERKRVSIGQEMLINPSLLFLDEPTSGLDSTTAQRIVSIVWEQAKVGRTIITTIHQPSSMLFYMFDKVLLLSDGNPLYFGKGSEVMDYFSSVGYTPSVAMNPSDFILDLANGISPCSDSSDNQATVKSLVSAYKSTLSEKLKAEVQEIDNQLQDGVEDKQFEKWATTWWQQFTVLFRRGVKERKHQSFSGLKIGQVLVVALLAGLIWWQSVTSHLHDQIGLLFFYSVFWGFFPLFQAIFTFPQERRMLAKERSSGMYRLSSYFMSRMISDLPMELVLPTIFVTITYWMTGLKRTAQNFLQTLSVLLFNVLAAQGLGLALGAVVMNQKSAAVLGSVIMLSFLLAGGYYVQHVPPFMGWIKYISISQHAFKLLLGSQYNSSDKYPCGNSGDFCLVGDYPLIKIVGLDRQVLSAIALGIMLVGYRVIAYLALMRVGVTRK; encoded by the exons ATGGAGCAAGAGATGGCGGACATTGAAGCACATGCTAATaatgaagagcatagagcaaaagCAGCCGCCATCTTTAAGAGTGTTAATCGTCCTGTTACTTTGAAG AATCTAGTGAAACAAATTTTCAACCTGAGAAGACACTATATATTTATTGTACAGTTTGAAGATGTGGTCTACAAGGTTGCACTCAGTAAAGCAGGCTCATGTCAGAAGGGCATAAAACTTGAAGAAAAAGTGATCTTAAAAGGAATCACAGGCATTGTTCTGCCAGGTGAAATGCTAGCCATATTAGGTCCTTCAGGGAGTGGCAAAACGACGCTATTGACTGCCTTAGGGGGCAAACTTGGTGGACACCTTGGCGGTGCAATAACCTACAATGGCAAGCCCTTCTCCAATGCAATGAAGCGAAACACAGGATTCGTTACTCAAGATGATGTTTTCTACCCTCACTTGACTGTCGTCGAAACATTAATCTTCACTGCCCTTCTGAGATTATCTAACAGTCtaacaaaagaaaacaaaatcaaGCTGGCTGAGGCTGTGATTAATCAACTTGGTTTAAATAGGTGCAAGAATAGCATAATAGGGGGGCCGTTCTTGAGAGGGGTTTCAGGAGGTGAGCGAAAAAGAGTTAGTATAGGACAAGAAATGCTCATAAACCCTAGCCTTCTATTCTTGGATGAACCAACTTCAGGTCTTGATTCTACAACAGCTCAAAGGATTGTTTCCATTGTCTGGGAGCAAGCGAAAGTGGGAAGAACAATTATTACGACTATACACCAGCCTTCAAGTATGCTGTTTTACATGTTTGATAAGGTGCTATTGTTATCAGACGGGAATCCTTTGTACTTTGGGAAAGGATCTGAAGTAATGGATTACTTTTCTAGCGTTGGATATACACCTTCAGTTGCCATGAATCCTTCGGATTTCATTTTGGATCTTGCAAATG GTATATCACCATGTAGCGATTCGAGCGATAACCAAGCCACAGTCAAGTCTCTAGTTTCTGCCTACAAGAGCACTCTTTCTGAAAAATTGAAGGCAGAGGTTCAAGAAATTGATAATCAGCTTCAAGATGGAGTAGAAGATAAGCAGTTTGAAAAGTGGGCCACAACTTGGTGGCAACAGTTTACAGTGTTGTTTAGAAGAGGAGTGAAAGAAAGGAAACATCAGTCCTTTTCTGGTCTCAAGATTGGGCAGGTCCTAGTAGTAGCCTTGCTTGCAGGTTTAATATGGTGGCAATCTGTTACTTCGCACTTGCATGATCAA ATTGGGCTCCTCTTTTTTTACTCTGTATTCTGGGGTTTCTTCCCTCTATTTCAAGCCATCTTCACCTTTCCCCAAGAACGCAGAATGCTCGCAAAAGAGCGATCTTCAGGAATGTATAGGCTGTCATCATATTTCATGTCAAGGATGATTAGTGACCTTCCCATGGAACTTGTCCTTCCAACAATTTTCGTTACCATAACCTACTGGATGACAGGGCTTAAACGCACAGCTCAAAACTTCTTACAAACCTTATCTGTTCTCTTATTTAATGTACTAGCAGCCCAAGGTCTAGGCCTGGCTCTTGGTGCAGTGGTGATGAACCAAAAATCTGCAGCTGTACTAGGATCAGTAATCATGCTATCCTTCCTACTAGCTGGTGGGTACTATGTCCAACATGTTCCTCCCTTCATGGGATGGATTAAGTACATCTCCATTAGCCAGCACGCATTCAAGCTCTTGCTGGGATCTCAGTACAATTCTAGTGACAAATATCCGTGTGGTAATAGTGGGGATTTTTGCTTGGTTGGGGATTATCCTTTAATAAAGATTGTGGGGCTTGATAGGCAAGTTCTCTCTGCGATTGCTCTGGGGATTATGCTTGTGGGTTACAGGGTCATTGCTTATCTTGCTCTTATGAGGGTTGGAGTGACTAGAAAGTAG
- the LOC110643772 gene encoding NAC domain-containing protein 72, which yields MGVQETDLLAQLSLPPGFRFYPTDEELLVQYLCRKVAGHQFSLQIIGEIDLYKFDPWVLPSKAIFGEKEWYFFSPRDRKYPNGSRPNRVAGSGYWKATGTDKIITTEGRKVGIKKALVFYVGKAPKGTKTNWIMHEYRLFESSRKNGSSKLDDWVLCRIYKKNPGAQKSISGVSSKEHSNNGSSSSSSSHLDDVLDSLPEIDDHVFAYPGTNPLRTMQPLEEKINFNGLGSGNLDWASLAGYNSVPEIVQSGQTQAQTRGMVNCVNNGNDLYVPSLPAQIGHMDSKLGNNSVEEEVQSGVRNSGLFQQNSSLLTQNFSNPIDPYGFKYSTQAGSGFGFRQN from the exons ATGGGAGTGCAAGAAACTGACCTGCTCGCTCAATTGAGCTTACCACCGGGTTTTCGTTTCTACCCGACCGATGAGGAGCTTCTAGTGCAATATTTGTGTAGGAAAGTTGCTGGTCATCAATTCTCTTTGCAAATCATTGGTGAAATTGATTTGTACAAGTTTGATCCATGGGTCCTACCAA GCAAAGCAATTTTCGGTGAGAAAGAATGGTACTTTTTTAGTCCCAGAGACCGCAAGTATCCAAACGGGTCCCGACCCAATCGTGTTGCAGGATCCGGGTATTGGAAAGCCACTGGTACCGATAAAATTATCACCACAGAGGGGCGGAAAGTTGGTATCAAGAAAGCTTTAGTGTTCTACGTCGGAAAAGCTCCAAAAGGGACCAAAACGAATTGGATCATGCACGAGTACCGCCTTTTCGAATCCTCTCGCAAAAATGGAAGCTCTAAG CTTGATGATTGGGTTTTATGTCGAATTTATAAGAAGAATCCGGGTGCCCAAAAATCCATCTCAGGTGTTTCAAGCAAAGAACATAGCAACAAtggatcttcttcttcttcgtctTCTCATCTCGATGATGTTTTGGACTCGTTGCCCGAGATTGATGACCACGTCTTTGCATATCCTGGCACCAACCCACTAAGAACAATGCAACCCCTTGAAGAGAAAATCAACTTCAACGGTCTGGGTTCTGGTAATCTTGATTGGGCGAGTCTTGCCGGGTATAACTCGGTGCCTGAAATCGTTCAGAGCGGGCAAACTCAGGCTCAAACTCGAGGGATGGTGAATTGCGTGAATAACGGTAACGACCTGTATGTCCCTTCGTTACCGGCGCAGATAGGACACATGGATTCAAAGTTAGGCAACAACTCTGTTGAAGAGGAGGTTCAAAGCGGTGTAAGAAACTCGGGGTTATTTCAACAAAATTCGAGCCTATTGACTCAGAACTTCTCTAACCCGATTGACCCGTATGGGTTTAAGTACTCGACCCAAGCGGGCAGTGGATTTGGGTTTAGACAGAATTAG